The genomic window ttggATAAACAATTTTAAACTTGGCaataaaatgaatgaaCCAAATGTCATTCTATTGAATGTACCAATTGATATTAAACATCCTAATAGGATTGATAATCTTGTGTTATTTGTTGTAGTGTGATGTtctgataatattttctcaTATAAGGATAAGACTAATAACAAGATTATGGTCTCTGtagaattggaaaaggTATGAGATTGATAAGTCCATGTGACATAAGaagataatataattatgaAACCCAATTTTCTATTCTTCTtcgtattattattattcttcaaGTAGAACTTCAAAGTGATAATGTAAATGATATAAGTGTATAatcttgaagaatataatatgatCAATGGATTCTTGTGAACATCTATTGCgtgtttcaaaaaataaaataaaggaccataaaataaatacaagGGGACAAAACTTCTTGCTGGATTAATTGATTGGAATTCCCATGGTATGGTTCCCTTTATGTTGAAAAATCTTATTGTAAGAATTTCTAATGATTGGAAATGCTCATCAGGATGAATGTATGACGGTTGTAAGGCAATTATGATTCCTATAAGGTATAGAAAATATTGCAATGGCCTATATAGCATAGTTCTACTTTGTGAaatcaattctttattttcttatttacTTCAGCCCCTACCTGGAGAAGTGataattgattgatttcaattttgttcCAGAAAATAGTTTCAAGGCAAATAGAACAAAGCAGTCCAAAACCGATATTTATGGACAAAAATGTTGagtattgaaatatttagaatCNNNNNNNNNNNNNNNNNNNNCAATGCCTATTATACCTATTTATGAATGAGCTTGTAAGTAAAAGCAAGAAAAATGTTAcataaaaaacaaacaaataaataagagCAAAGCATTACTATTGTTTAAAGTTACATTTATGTTTATATAGTTTTCTTATTAGGAAGATGAGGAAGATGATGAGGACGACGAATGTTGTTGACCATTAGGAGGAGCAGTTTCACTTGTTATACTATTTTGATGTAATTTAGATCTTGATTTTCTAAACAATTCCTCCTGTTGTCGAagtaattcttcttcagaaaGACCtgattttttaaatttagaatctcttttttctttaactttTTGAGATCCCTTAAATTCCACTAATACTTGCTCTAAGAACGGtataaattcattgaattccAATTCCTCCAATGCTTTAATGACATGTTCTGGAGCAATTGTCTTCTTGGCTTCATTTTCTGCCATTTCTGATGCCATTGATGAAAGAATCATTATAAATTCTACACCAGATTGTATGATAATTTCTCTACCTTCTTTACCGAAGGATAAATCTGAATCTAGTACTTCTGATATCATCTTCTGTACAGTTGCTCTAGGCAAAGTAACGTCTTCTGAATCCATAGCCATGTTTGTTTGTATGTGTTTTTTTGTGTTTGTGTGATTGTTCTTGGTAATTAATGCTagtaaatataaataatgtaTAGTCTACAATACTAACAATGTTATATCAATGGGCAGATAATTCGTTATCAATACAATCAAAAactgttcttcttcttcttcttcttcttcttcttcttcttcttcttcttcgtcaaACTCTACGTACGTCCTCTAAAATAGTATTACATTAAATACCCAGTAGTTGCTAAACCATACGatataaattcaaatacagaaaaaaaaacaataagaGACCTCTATTCCTCCCCTTTCTATATCATAGGTTTCCAGTCACGTGCAAAAAgcgatgagatgagatggCTGTTCCCATTTCTATTTACAATGCTAGTCTATATAGAATGGAAGAGGGAAGTAAGGCAAATTGTAGACACAGGAAGAACGACAGGACTCTGTGTAACTGAATTGATATATGTAGAAGTGCTGCAGTATAGATCATTTACCAATTTTTATCATATAGAGAGGTATCAGAACTTTATAACCCAAGAATACACaaagtaatatatatatatatatatatatacagCAACGTATAAGAAGCACCGTGAACGACagtttgaaaaaaatatttactcCATAAAATTCTATAAAAACTCCTATAGATAATACTGCACTGGTTGAGTCTATCCAATCATTAAAGAAGCCATGTAGTTCCTAGGAactatattaaaaaaagaaagattaaatTAATGAAACCCTTTAACAGTTACAATGAGGATTTGGATGAAAGACATGAAACATTGATATGAAGAGATACCTAAGTTTATGACGAAGGTTAGAAGGATGTtaacaatattatataatcgTTCTCGCTGTTGTGAGATAATgtagaaaatatattccacCAAGGGCaatagaaaaaatgaaaggAAAACTTTCATGGAGCATACTATCCAAGACATAAGTGAAAGCAACTTATTCTCCGATATTACCTGGTTTTTGATGGCTGTCTTGTAATCAggaaatattatcatattaACAAATATGAATGAAAAGTATGAAGGATAGATCAATgcagcttcttcttcttcttcttctcgTGAGTTCAATAGCGTTAAAAACCCAAGTTGACAACCAAAAAAGAAACCCATGAATACAATAATGAATACGTAGTCCGTCCACAAATTTGGTTCTTTGTGTTCTCCTTCATAGAAACGTCTTAAAGAATTTATCGCAGTCTCTCTATCTGTAAGATCAGCATACATATATACTAATCTTTCCAGGTAATCTTTAATATATGAATAGTGGTTATTCAAAGTAGCAAATTTCTGGTTTATTATGCCACTTATAGCCGACAAATTCTCCTTTTTTAGGCATTCAACGATAGCATCCTCGTACTGTTGTTCGTATCTTTTTCTATAGCTACTTTTCCCCAGCCCTTCAACCATACGTTTGAtctcttcatcttcttgcATTGTTTGGTCATCGCGATTCAAGTTTCTGTCCTCGTTTGTGTTATGGAAGTTGCGAGAATTACTACTCATCGGTGAAGCTGTTTACAAGTTACGCAAAAAATAGTATTAGACTATTTGTGTGTTTCGAATTAATTAGAAggaagattttgaaaacgTCCTTTAAATAGTTGGAAGTTAAATGCCAGGTCCCCTTCCTTTGGAACAGGCATAATGATATACTTGCGAATACCTATATCAAATGTCAAAAATTGCGTTATTTACTAGCCATTATACTTGTGAGGCGGACTGTCACGGTGACAGAGTCACCTACACGGAGGAGGAATAAAAACATTCGGCCTTGACACACGGTACAATGAATGGAAGTGGGAACAGGAAAAGTCAATTGTGACACAGCAGTAAGGGAAGTTGTAGTGATGCAGTGTAAATCTTTTTACCggttttattatatatagaggGATTAGAAGCTTCATAACCTGAAGAAggacatatatatatatatatatataggcGTTAACAACTAACGATGAGAATCGCTAAAAATTCAGAACTTAAGGCATCCCTCACttgaaaaaatacaatCTTTGACCTGCGGTTTTTTTCACTACTCGCATTAATGTTAGGAGTTTATATACAATTTTGAGTACAATGTCCGAATATACTGGATATAGTAAGATACAGTTACCTATACGTGGTTTTCTTACTCTATCTTCTGacacaaatatatataaatagtTACGTATAAGAAGCACCGTGAGCGACGGATTCAAGAATATAGTATTTTATAGAGAATTCTAAAATTCTATAAAGAACtcatataaataataacacaGTGGTTGAGTCtatcaaatcattaaagAAGCCGTGTAGTTCCAAGGAGCcatattaaaaaaagaaacgttaaattaatgaaatccCTTAATACCaacaatgaaaattttgatgaatGACATAAAACATTGATATGAAGAGATACCAAAGTCTATGACGAATGTT from Naumovozyma dairenensis CBS 421 chromosome 3, complete genome includes these protein-coding regions:
- the NDAI0C01310 gene encoding uncharacterized protein; this translates as MSSNSRNFHNTNEDRNLNRDDQTMQEDEEIKRMVEGLGKSSYRKRYEQQYEDAIVECLKKENLSAISGIINQKFATLNNHYSYIKDYLERLVYMYADLTDRETAINSLRRFYEGEHKEPNLWTDYVFIIVFMGFFFGCQLGFLTLLNSREEEEEEAALIYPSYFSFIFVNMIIFPDYKTAIKNQVISENKLLSLMSWIVCSMKVFLSFFLLPLVEYIFYIISQQRERLYNIVNILLTFVINLGISSYQCFMSFIQILIVTVKGFH
- the NCB2 gene encoding negative cofactor 2 transcription regulator complex subunit NCB2 (similar to Saccharomyces cerevisiae NCB2 (YDR397C); ancestral locus Anc_5.489) — encoded protein: MAMDSEDVTLPRATVQKMISEVLDSDLSFGKEGREIIIQSGVEFIMILSSMASEMAENEAKKTIAPEHVIKALEELEFNEFIPFLEQVLVEFKGSQKVKEKRDSKFKKSGLSEEELLRQQEELFRKSRSKLHQNSITSETAPPNGQQHSSSSSSSSSS